A window from Thiomonas sp. FB-Cd encodes these proteins:
- a CDS encoding UDP-glucose/GDP-mannose dehydrogenase family protein — protein MRVTVIGAGYVGLVTAACFADVGNTVICVERDAGRIAALEKAQVPFYEPGLSELVAHNAQAGRMGFMPSLAQGLNGAQVCFIAVGTPPLPTGQADMSQVRGAAHEIGQYVNGPLVVVQKSTAPVGTVAMVQDIIDEEMARRGVQHWVSVVSNPEFLKEGSAIDDFTRGDRIVVGSIDERAIAVMRDLYRPFNRNHEKMMVMNAASAELTKYAANTMLATRISFMNELARLAEAVGADIEQVRLGMGVDQRIGSHFLYAGAGYGGSCFPKDVKALAFMAREAGLRAELAEAVDAVNQRQKQRLFEKIAAHFAADGLKGRTIAVWGLAFKPNTDDMRDAPSIDLIEALLGAGAKVQAFDPVAMESARKIWGARPGLELTKDAASALQGADALVVVTEWHAFRSPDFEQIALQLRAKVVFDGRNLWDPQSVRAAGLAYYGIGRG, from the coding sequence ATGCGAGTCACCGTTATCGGCGCCGGGTATGTGGGCCTGGTTACTGCGGCATGCTTTGCCGACGTTGGCAACACCGTTATCTGCGTTGAACGTGACGCTGGACGTATTGCTGCGCTGGAAAAAGCCCAGGTGCCGTTTTATGAGCCAGGCCTGAGCGAACTCGTGGCACACAACGCGCAGGCGGGACGCATGGGTTTCATGCCCAGTCTTGCGCAAGGACTCAATGGGGCGCAGGTGTGCTTTATCGCCGTCGGTACGCCGCCACTGCCCACTGGCCAAGCTGACATGAGCCAGGTGCGAGGTGCCGCCCATGAAATTGGCCAGTACGTCAATGGTCCGCTCGTGGTGGTGCAGAAGTCCACTGCGCCCGTCGGCACGGTCGCCATGGTGCAAGACATCATCGACGAGGAAATGGCACGTCGCGGCGTACAGCACTGGGTTAGCGTGGTAAGCAATCCCGAGTTCCTCAAGGAGGGATCGGCCATTGACGATTTCACGCGTGGTGACCGCATTGTGGTGGGTAGCATCGACGAACGTGCCATCGCGGTGATGCGCGACCTGTATCGGCCGTTCAACCGTAATCACGAGAAGATGATGGTGATGAACGCGGCTAGTGCCGAACTCACCAAGTATGCCGCCAATACCATGCTGGCCACGCGCATTTCCTTCATGAATGAACTTGCCCGATTGGCTGAGGCTGTGGGCGCCGACATTGAGCAGGTGCGGCTTGGAATGGGGGTGGACCAACGCATCGGCAGCCACTTCCTGTATGCGGGCGCGGGCTACGGCGGATCATGCTTTCCGAAGGACGTGAAGGCACTTGCCTTCATGGCGCGCGAAGCCGGCTTGCGCGCCGAACTGGCCGAGGCCGTCGACGCGGTCAACCAGCGGCAGAAGCAGCGCCTGTTTGAGAAGATTGCCGCACACTTTGCAGCGGATGGACTCAAGGGCCGCACGATCGCTGTATGGGGGCTTGCTTTCAAACCCAATACGGATGACATGCGGGACGCCCCCAGCATTGACCTCATTGAAGCCTTGCTCGGGGCGGGTGCCAAGGTCCAGGCCTTTGATCCGGTTGCCATGGAGAGCGCTCGAAAAATCTGGGGAGCTCGTCCAGGTCTGGAGCTTACGAAAGACGCCGCGTCGGCGCTGCAGGGTGCAGATGCGCTGGTCGTCGTCACTGAATGGCATGCATTCCGCTCACCCGACTTCGAGCAGATTGCTTTGCAACTGCGTGCCAAAGTCGTATTTGATGGTCGCAACCTCTGGGACCCGCAGTCCGTGCGCGCCGCGGGGCTGGCCTATTACGGGATTGGTCGCGGTTGA
- a CDS encoding VIT family protein, which yields MSRMHVERHRTQHTGWLRAAVLGANDGIVSTASLIVGVIASNATHSAVLVAGVAGLVAGAMSMAAGEYVSVSSQADTEQADIARERQELAFDGVREEAELAGIYVQRGLDADLAKQVATQLMAKDALAAHTRDELGISESVRANPLQAAFTSAFAFAVGAALPLLCVVVFPRGNLPWIVSVTSIVFLAILGGLAAFMGRAPLVRGVLRVTFWGALAMAITAGVGLLFGSGA from the coding sequence ATGTCGAGAATGCATGTTGAACGCCATCGCACCCAGCATACGGGCTGGCTGCGCGCGGCGGTGCTCGGCGCCAACGACGGCATCGTCTCCACGGCAAGCCTGATCGTCGGTGTTATCGCGTCAAACGCCACGCACAGCGCGGTGCTCGTGGCCGGTGTCGCGGGCCTCGTCGCGGGGGCCATGTCCATGGCGGCAGGTGAGTATGTCTCGGTCAGCTCCCAGGCCGACACCGAACAGGCCGACATTGCCCGCGAGCGCCAGGAGTTGGCCTTCGACGGCGTGCGCGAGGAGGCTGAGCTTGCTGGCATCTATGTGCAGCGGGGTCTGGATGCCGATCTAGCCAAGCAAGTGGCAACGCAGTTGATGGCGAAGGATGCGCTGGCGGCCCATACCCGCGACGAACTTGGTATTTCTGAAAGCGTGAGGGCAAACCCCCTTCAGGCTGCATTCACGTCGGCATTCGCGTTCGCCGTAGGTGCTGCGCTGCCGCTTCTCTGCGTTGTGGTCTTCCCAAGAGGGAATCTGCCCTGGATCGTCAGTGTGACATCCATTGTTTTTTTGGCCATCCTCGGGGGGCTTGCGGCCTTCATGGGCCGCGCACCGCTTGTGCGTGGCGTGCTACGCGTAACGTTCTGGGGCGCACTGGCGATGGCCATCACGGCAGGTGTGGGCCTGCTGTTTGGATCTGGCGCCTAA
- a CDS encoding N-acetylglutaminylglutamine amidotransferase, translated as MCGICGELRFDGTRANAEAVGRMTARLAPRGPDHAGHWSAGPIAFGHRRLAIIDLSAASDQPMTDPDSGCTLVFNGVIYNYRELRAELTTLGHHFSTCGDTEVILKAYAAWGEGAVAHLDGMFAFALWDPRVGILLLARDRFGMKPLYLAQDGNRLRFASSLPALLAAGGVNKAIDPIALHHLFTLHAVVPAPRTILQGVRKLQPAHLLRVELDGTRTLSRYWHLYAGRRAPEPSEEEWITRTRHALQSALDSHLHAADVPVGVLLSGGLDSSLLVGMLAHHVPDLRTYSIGFEDLGDTPEKADEFIYSDLIARTFNTRHHKLSIPNSMVLERLPTTIARMTEPMFSHDVVAFDLLAEWVGHDVKAVLAGQGADEVFAGYFWYPQMQAERGLPLQRFARHYFDRDHAEWLRFIAPEYHVPDVTSELIEDAFDRSGADTFLDRVLRLDVTTLIVDDPVKRVDNLPMEHALELRVPFLDRTLVELAARMPPELRLREGGKYPLKAVARGLIPDAVIDRPKGYFPVPALKHVRGAFLGRMRDLLTSTACLNRGLYQRGYVDGLLDAPEAPEHFTRIQGSKLWHAALLEWWLQTHVDIAPA; from the coding sequence ATGTGTGGAATTTGCGGCGAGTTACGGTTCGACGGCACACGTGCCAATGCAGAAGCCGTGGGTCGCATGACTGCGCGTCTTGCGCCTCGCGGCCCGGATCACGCTGGCCACTGGAGCGCTGGGCCGATAGCGTTCGGCCACAGACGTCTGGCCATCATCGACCTGAGTGCTGCGAGCGACCAGCCCATGACAGACCCCGACTCGGGTTGCACGTTGGTGTTCAACGGGGTGATCTACAACTATCGCGAACTTCGCGCCGAACTTACAACGCTTGGCCACCACTTCAGCACATGCGGCGACACGGAAGTCATTCTCAAAGCCTATGCTGCCTGGGGCGAAGGTGCGGTTGCGCATCTTGATGGCATGTTCGCCTTTGCGCTGTGGGATCCACGCGTCGGCATCCTGCTGTTGGCACGCGACCGTTTCGGGATGAAGCCGCTGTACCTGGCTCAGGACGGAAATCGCCTGCGTTTTGCGTCCAGCCTTCCCGCGTTGCTTGCCGCAGGCGGCGTGAATAAGGCCATCGATCCCATCGCCCTGCACCACCTCTTCACCTTGCATGCCGTCGTTCCCGCACCACGCACCATCCTCCAAGGTGTGCGCAAACTGCAACCCGCTCACCTGCTTCGGGTGGAACTCGACGGAACACGCACACTTTCACGCTATTGGCATCTTTACGCTGGGCGTCGCGCACCCGAGCCTAGCGAGGAGGAATGGATCACCCGCACGCGCCACGCACTACAGTCGGCGCTCGACAGCCATTTGCACGCCGCCGACGTACCGGTGGGGGTGCTGCTCTCCGGTGGGCTGGACTCCAGCCTGCTCGTGGGAATGCTGGCACACCACGTCCCTGATCTACGCACCTATTCCATCGGCTTTGAAGACCTGGGTGACACCCCTGAAAAGGCCGATGAATTCATCTATTCCGACCTGATCGCGCGCACCTTCAACACACGTCACCACAAGCTCAGCATTCCCAACAGCATGGTTCTGGAGCGACTCCCAACAACCATTGCGCGCATGACCGAACCGATGTTCAGTCACGACGTTGTGGCGTTCGACCTGCTGGCAGAATGGGTGGGCCACGACGTCAAGGCCGTGTTGGCTGGCCAAGGAGCCGATGAGGTATTCGCGGGTTACTTCTGGTATCCGCAAATGCAAGCCGAAAGGGGCTTGCCCCTGCAACGCTTCGCCCGCCACTACTTCGACCGCGACCATGCCGAGTGGCTGCGCTTCATCGCTCCCGAATATCACGTGCCGGACGTCACCTCTGAACTGATCGAAGATGCGTTCGATCGATCAGGCGCCGACACCTTTCTTGACCGCGTTCTGCGCCTCGATGTGACCACGCTGATCGTCGATGACCCTGTCAAGCGCGTCGACAACCTGCCTATGGAGCACGCACTCGAACTGCGCGTGCCTTTTCTCGACCGCACGCTGGTGGAGCTGGCAGCCCGCATGCCACCCGAGCTGCGCCTGCGCGAAGGTGGGAAGTACCCACTAAAGGCTGTTGCCCGCGGCCTGATTCCGGACGCCGTCATCGATCGCCCTAAGGGATATTTCCCTGTGCCGGCGCTCAAACATGTGCGCGGCGCATTTCTGGGCCGTATGCGAGATCTGCTCACATCCACCGCATGTCTCAACCGCGGCCTGTACCAACGCGGGTACGTCGACGGATTGCTTGATGCGCCCGAGGCGCCCGAACATTTCACCCGTATTCAGGGCAGCAAGTTATGGCATGCTGCATTGCTCGAGTGGTGGCTACAAACGCACGTGGACATCGCGCCCGCCTGA
- a CDS encoding cation-translocating P-type ATPase, with protein sequence MQVGELAVGNVRLKATEPAFPEDFHALIEFGMLATPPNPYDPMEQAIQEFGHTRLAGTEHIRDERSAEFQYALDPDILALTRVLSGTAPDAHLLATKGAPEAVADLCHLPEADRQAIHQRVEAMAARGLRVLGVARGIWRSAGATSGWPKSQHDFDFEFLGLIGLIDPPRADVPAAIAQCRAAGVRVLMLTGDHPATARAIAQQVGLSERAEVITGPEIMALDDVALRERLHYVDLCARLKPEQKLRLVRVLQEAGEVVAMTGDGVNDAPALKAADVGIAMGERGTDVAREAAALVLLDDSFASIVGAIRGGRRIYDNITKATRFVFAVHLPIIALALVPALLHWPVLLLPVHIVLLELLIDPACSIVFEAEPSAIDLMLRPPRPLNATPFAPRNVASALAQGLGVAAILLGGYALLQAYAGWGEASLRLTIFSALVLVLFLLILANRNRTHTVLLKFPIDNPWLGRLFASVGIMLAAVTLIPALRHVMGFATITWPPLAAALILLLACGLWLQVLRSAKGLQWY encoded by the coding sequence ATGCAGGTTGGCGAACTTGCGGTTGGAAACGTCCGGCTCAAAGCCACCGAACCCGCATTTCCCGAGGACTTTCACGCACTGATCGAGTTCGGCATGCTGGCCACGCCCCCGAACCCTTACGATCCGATGGAGCAAGCCATCCAGGAATTCGGCCACACGCGCTTGGCAGGCACCGAGCATATCCGTGACGAACGCAGCGCTGAGTTCCAGTACGCGCTTGACCCCGACATCCTGGCGCTAACCCGTGTGCTCTCGGGCACGGCTCCCGATGCTCATCTTCTGGCAACGAAGGGCGCGCCTGAGGCGGTAGCCGACTTGTGCCACCTGCCCGAAGCGGATCGTCAAGCGATCCACCAGCGCGTGGAAGCGATGGCGGCACGCGGCCTGCGCGTTCTGGGTGTGGCACGTGGAATCTGGAGGTCTGCAGGCGCCACAAGCGGATGGCCCAAGAGCCAGCATGACTTCGATTTTGAGTTCCTTGGTCTGATCGGATTGATCGATCCGCCACGAGCGGATGTGCCCGCCGCCATTGCGCAATGCCGTGCTGCTGGCGTGCGCGTGCTGATGCTCACCGGCGATCATCCCGCCACGGCGCGCGCGATTGCCCAGCAAGTTGGTCTGTCCGAGCGAGCTGAAGTCATCACGGGTCCTGAAATCATGGCGTTGGATGATGTCGCGCTGCGAGAACGCCTCCATTATGTAGACCTTTGTGCGCGCCTTAAGCCAGAGCAGAAACTTCGCTTGGTCCGCGTGCTGCAAGAGGCAGGCGAAGTCGTGGCAATGACCGGCGACGGCGTCAATGACGCGCCCGCGCTAAAGGCCGCCGATGTGGGTATCGCCATGGGGGAGCGCGGCACGGACGTGGCTCGCGAGGCAGCCGCCTTGGTCCTTCTTGATGACAGCTTTGCAAGCATCGTCGGTGCGATCCGTGGCGGCCGGCGCATTTACGACAACATCACCAAGGCCACCCGCTTCGTATTTGCGGTGCATTTGCCCATCATCGCTCTGGCCCTCGTACCTGCACTACTGCACTGGCCGGTGCTACTGTTGCCCGTGCATATCGTGCTTCTGGAACTGCTCATCGATCCCGCCTGCTCCATCGTCTTCGAGGCCGAGCCGTCGGCCATTGACCTCATGCTCCGCCCGCCACGCCCATTGAATGCGACACCATTTGCGCCCAGGAACGTCGCTTCGGCACTGGCGCAAGGGCTTGGCGTTGCCGCCATCCTGTTGGGCGGATATGCGCTACTGCAAGCGTATGCAGGCTGGGGTGAAGCCAGCCTGCGCTTGACCATATTCAGCGCTCTGGTGCTTGTGCTATTCCTGCTAATCTTGGCCAATCGCAACAGGACGCACACCGTGCTCTTGAAGTTTCCGATCGACAACCCTTGGTTGGGTCGCTTGTTCGCCAGCGTTGGCATCATGCTGGCGGCGGTCACTCTCATTCCCGCTTTGCGTCACGTGATGGGCTTCGCCACCATCACCTGGCCACCCTTGGCCGCCGCCCTCATTTTGCTGTTGGCCTGCGGCCTTTGGCTGCAAGTGCTACGTTCAGCCAAAGGCTTGCAGTGGTATTAG
- a CDS encoding IS630 family transposase, with product MEKENARKQTLEQLHERRKQVVRLHKRGVKIMQIVDMTGLSYPPVRAAIDLYEAGGWSAIRPTRRGRARGDGRVLSQAQEETIQRLIIDTRPEQLKMDFHLWSRAAVMQLIEQEFDIKLQVRSVGKYLTRWGFTPQKPIKRAYEQSPAAVQAWLEGEYPAIEQRARVEGAEIHWGDETALVNTDVRGRSFAPAGKTPVAMAVGGTRQKLSMIATVTNQGKTRWMIIDEAFDADKLIEFLQALIKDAGKKVFLILDNLRVHHSKLVKAWVALHNAQIELFYLPSYSPQLNPEERLNADLKQEMGKRVPVRTKAKLREAANDHMAMLEQNPQRVMSYFQDRRVRYAA from the coding sequence ATGGAAAAAGAAAACGCAAGAAAGCAAACACTCGAGCAACTTCACGAGCGGCGCAAGCAAGTCGTGAGGTTGCACAAGCGGGGCGTCAAGATCATGCAGATCGTGGACATGACGGGGCTGAGTTACCCGCCGGTTCGAGCGGCCATCGACTTGTACGAGGCTGGCGGCTGGAGCGCCATCCGGCCGACTCGGCGGGGACGCGCCAGAGGCGACGGTCGGGTGCTCAGTCAAGCGCAAGAAGAGACGATCCAGCGCCTGATCATTGACACACGTCCCGAGCAACTCAAGATGGACTTCCATCTGTGGAGCCGCGCTGCGGTGATGCAACTCATTGAACAAGAGTTCGACATCAAACTGCAGGTGCGCAGCGTTGGAAAGTACCTCACCCGCTGGGGCTTTACGCCGCAAAAGCCCATCAAGCGAGCCTATGAGCAAAGCCCCGCGGCGGTGCAGGCTTGGCTGGAGGGGGAATACCCCGCCATCGAGCAGCGCGCCAGGGTTGAGGGCGCGGAAATTCACTGGGGAGACGAAACCGCGCTGGTCAACACGGACGTGCGCGGCAGAAGCTTTGCCCCTGCGGGCAAAACCCCCGTGGCGATGGCGGTGGGCGGGACGCGCCAGAAGCTCTCGATGATCGCCACGGTCACCAACCAGGGCAAGACCCGCTGGATGATCATCGACGAGGCGTTTGACGCCGACAAGCTGATCGAGTTCTTGCAGGCGTTGATCAAGGATGCAGGCAAGAAGGTGTTCCTGATTCTGGACAACCTGAGGGTGCATCACAGCAAGTTGGTGAAGGCGTGGGTCGCCTTGCACAACGCGCAGATCGAGCTGTTTTACCTGCCCAGTTACAGCCCCCAACTCAACCCTGAGGAGAGGCTCAACGCCGATCTCAAACAGGAAATGGGCAAACGCGTGCCGGTGCGAACCAAGGCCAAATTACGCGAAGCTGCGAACGACCATATGGCGATGCTGGAACAAAACCCGCAGCGTGTGATGAGCTACTTCCAGGACCGGCGCGTTCGCTACGCAGCTTAA
- a CDS encoding HAD-IC family P-type ATPase, with protein sequence MEPPQAQGAKASKIQSLSTAESVQRLQSEGPNLLPGSAPRTLFSIALGVLREPMFLMLLVAGSIYLLLGNQAEAIFLLAFVFVVIGITLAQERKTERALESLRDLSAPRALVIRDGKETRIAGRDVVRGDLLVLNEGDRIAADAQLLQGQLTADESLLTGESVPVDKRANAALHELPAPGGDGSAELFASTVVTKGAGLAVVQATGSATAVGRIGLALTTTEEAGSGLQRSSRTLIRNLTLIALTLATSLVLTDYGTVVHCWIACWWALLWPWPSCQRRFRSFSPYSWPWALGVSQKTKSSRAACRPWRLWAQSPSWL encoded by the coding sequence ATGGAGCCACCCCAAGCACAAGGAGCGAAAGCCAGCAAAATCCAGAGCCTATCCACTGCCGAGTCTGTCCAGCGACTCCAGTCCGAAGGCCCCAACCTTTTGCCGGGAAGCGCGCCCAGGACCCTTTTTAGTATCGCGCTTGGCGTGCTGCGCGAGCCGATGTTTCTGATGCTCTTAGTCGCCGGTAGCATCTATCTGCTGCTGGGCAACCAGGCCGAAGCCATTTTCCTCCTTGCCTTCGTGTTCGTGGTCATTGGCATCACCCTGGCCCAGGAACGCAAGACGGAGCGCGCCCTGGAGTCGCTGCGCGATCTCTCGGCGCCTCGCGCGCTGGTGATCCGCGACGGAAAGGAGACGCGCATCGCAGGACGCGATGTGGTGCGCGGCGACCTGCTCGTGCTGAACGAAGGCGACCGTATCGCAGCAGACGCTCAACTGCTTCAGGGCCAGCTCACGGCGGATGAATCCCTTCTCACCGGCGAGTCCGTGCCGGTGGACAAGCGGGCGAATGCGGCACTGCATGAACTTCCCGCGCCGGGCGGTGACGGCTCAGCGGAGCTCTTCGCCAGCACGGTGGTGACCAAGGGCGCAGGCCTTGCCGTAGTCCAGGCCACGGGTTCCGCGACCGCTGTCGGTCGCATCGGCCTCGCCTTGACGACCACTGAAGAGGCCGGCTCCGGGTTGCAGCGGTCCTCACGCACGCTGATCCGCAATCTCACGCTCATCGCCCTCACGCTGGCGACTTCGCTGGTGCTGACCGACTATGGGACGGTCGTGCACTGCTGGATAGCTTGCTGGTGGGCATTGCTCTGGCCATGGCCATCTTGCCAGAGGAGATTCCGGTCATTCTCACCGTATTCTTGGCCTTGGGCGCTTGGCGTCTCTCAAAAAACAAAGTCCTCACGCGCCGCGTGCCGGCCGTGGAGGCTCTGGGCGCAATCACCGTCCTGGCTGTAG